In Oenanthe melanoleuca isolate GR-GAL-2019-014 chromosome 19, OMel1.0, whole genome shotgun sequence, a genomic segment contains:
- the FLOT2 gene encoding flotillin-2 isoform X2, translating into MGNCHTVGPNEALVVSGGCCGSDEKQYVYGGWAWAWWCITDTQRVSLEVLTILCRCENVETSEGVPLYVTGVAQVKIMTEKELLAVACEQFLGKNVQDVKNVVLQTLEGHLRSILGTLTVEQIYQDRDQFAKLVREVAAPDVGRMGIEILSFTIKDVYDKVDYLSSLGKTQIAAVQRDADIGVAEAERDAGIREAECKKEMLDVKFMADTKIADSKRAFELQKAAFTEEVNIKTAEAQLAYELQSAREQQKIRQEEIEIEVVERKKQIEVEEKEVARMEKELMATVKQPAEAEAYRIQQIAEGEKVKQILLAQAEAEKIRKIGEAEAFVIEAVGMAEAEGLKLKAEALQKYGEAAQLALVLDALPEIAAKVSAPLSKVEEIVILNGEKGSTMSDVNRLLAEVPASVRAITGVDLTKLPLFQKATRASVPEAKE; encoded by the exons gtggctgctgtggctctgaTGAGAAGCAATATGTATATGGAGGCTGGGCCTGGGCTTGGTGGTGCATTACTGACACCCAAAG AGTGTCTTTGGAGGTTTTGACCATCCTCTGTCGCTGCGAGAATGTTGAGACGTCGGAGGGGGTCCCACTGTACGTAACAGGGGTTGCACAG GTGAAGATAATGACTGAGAaggagctcctggctgtggcCTGTGAGCAGTTCTTGGGGAAGAACGTGCAGGATGTGAAGAACGTGGTCCTGCAGACGCTGGAGGGACACCTGCGCTCCATCCTGG GTACCCTGACAGTGGAGCAGATCTACCAGGACAGGGACCAGTTTGCCAAGCTGGTGCGGGAGGTGGCAGCTCCCGACGTGGGTCGCATGGGGATCGAGATCCTGAGTTTCACCATCAAG gatGTCTATGATAAAGTGGATTACCTGAGCTCCCTGGGGAAGACTCAGATTGCAGCTGTGCAAAGGGATGCAGACATTGGAGTGGCAGAAGCCGAGCGGGATGCTGGCATTCGG gaagcagagtGCAAGAAAGAAATGCTGGATGTCAAGTTCATGGCAGATACCAAAATAGCAGATTCCAAACGGGCTTTTGAGTTGCAGAAAGCTGCCTTTACTGAGGAGGTCAACATTAAG ACTGCAGAGGCCCAGCTGGCCTACGAGCTGCAGAGCGCCCGGGAGCAGCAGAAGATCCGTCAGGAGGAGATTGAAATCGAGGTGGTGGAGCGCAAGAAGCAGATCGaggtggaggagaaggaggtggCCCggatggagaaggagctgaTGGCCACCGTGAAGCAGCCGGCCGAGGCCGAGGCCTATCGCATCCAGCAGATCGCCGAGGGCGAGAA GGTGAAGCAAATCCTCCTTGCTcaggcagaggcagaaaagaTCCGCAAGATTGGAGAGGCCGAGGCTTTTGTGATAGAGGCCGTTGGGATGGCAGAGGCTGAGGGGTTGAAGCTGAAAGCAGAAGCACTCCAGAAGTATGGAGAAGCTGCCCAGCTGGCTCTAGTGCTGGATGCACTCCCTGAG ATTGCTGCCAAAGTGTCTGCTCCCCTCTCCAAAGTGGAGGAGATCGTTATTCTCAACGGAGAGAAAGGCAGCACCATGTCTGATGTGAACCGTCTCCTGGCTGAGGTCCCCGCCTCTGTGCGTGCCATCACTGGTGTGGATCTCACAAAG cttcctctGTTCCAGAAAGCCACCAGAGCCTCTGTTCCTGAGGCCAAGGAATGA
- the FLOT2 gene encoding flotillin-2 isoform X4, whose amino-acid sequence MTLQPRCEDVETAEGVAITVTGVAQVKIMTEKELLAVACEQFLGKNVQDVKNVVLQTLEGHLRSILGTLTVEQIYQDRDQFAKLVREVAAPDVGRMGIEILSFTIKDVYDKVDYLSSLGKTQIAAVQRDADIGVAEAERDAGIREAECKKEMLDVKFMADTKIADSKRAFELQKAAFTEEVNIKTAEAQLAYELQSAREQQKIRQEEIEIEVVERKKQIEVEEKEVARMEKELMATVKQPAEAEAYRIQQIAEGEKVKQILLAQAEAEKIRKIGEAEAFVIEAVGMAEAEGLKLKAEALQKYGEAAQLALVLDALPEIAAKVSAPLSKVEEIVILNGEKGSTMSDVNRLLAEVPASVRAITGVDLTKLPLFQKATRASVPEAKE is encoded by the exons ATGACGTTACAGCCCAGGTGTGAGGACGTAGAGACGGCGGAGGGGGTAGCTATAACTGTCACAGGTGTGGCACAG GTGAAGATAATGACTGAGAaggagctcctggctgtggcCTGTGAGCAGTTCTTGGGGAAGAACGTGCAGGATGTGAAGAACGTGGTCCTGCAGACGCTGGAGGGACACCTGCGCTCCATCCTGG GTACCCTGACAGTGGAGCAGATCTACCAGGACAGGGACCAGTTTGCCAAGCTGGTGCGGGAGGTGGCAGCTCCCGACGTGGGTCGCATGGGGATCGAGATCCTGAGTTTCACCATCAAG gatGTCTATGATAAAGTGGATTACCTGAGCTCCCTGGGGAAGACTCAGATTGCAGCTGTGCAAAGGGATGCAGACATTGGAGTGGCAGAAGCCGAGCGGGATGCTGGCATTCGG gaagcagagtGCAAGAAAGAAATGCTGGATGTCAAGTTCATGGCAGATACCAAAATAGCAGATTCCAAACGGGCTTTTGAGTTGCAGAAAGCTGCCTTTACTGAGGAGGTCAACATTAAG ACTGCAGAGGCCCAGCTGGCCTACGAGCTGCAGAGCGCCCGGGAGCAGCAGAAGATCCGTCAGGAGGAGATTGAAATCGAGGTGGTGGAGCGCAAGAAGCAGATCGaggtggaggagaaggaggtggCCCggatggagaaggagctgaTGGCCACCGTGAAGCAGCCGGCCGAGGCCGAGGCCTATCGCATCCAGCAGATCGCCGAGGGCGAGAA GGTGAAGCAAATCCTCCTTGCTcaggcagaggcagaaaagaTCCGCAAGATTGGAGAGGCCGAGGCTTTTGTGATAGAGGCCGTTGGGATGGCAGAGGCTGAGGGGTTGAAGCTGAAAGCAGAAGCACTCCAGAAGTATGGAGAAGCTGCCCAGCTGGCTCTAGTGCTGGATGCACTCCCTGAG ATTGCTGCCAAAGTGTCTGCTCCCCTCTCCAAAGTGGAGGAGATCGTTATTCTCAACGGAGAGAAAGGCAGCACCATGTCTGATGTGAACCGTCTCCTGGCTGAGGTCCCCGCCTCTGTGCGTGCCATCACTGGTGTGGATCTCACAAAG cttcctctGTTCCAGAAAGCCACCAGAGCCTCTGTTCCTGAGGCCAAGGAATGA
- the FLOT2 gene encoding flotillin-2 isoform X3, protein MRLLQPFLQETYSPQCKRNWFLRYYEMYMKLPGRPLPGNLTVAHCSAERSGCCGSDEKQYVYGGWAWAWWCITDTQRISLEIMTLQPRCEDVETAEGVAITVTGVAQVKIMTEKELLAVACEQFLGKNVQDVKNVVLQTLEGHLRSILGTLTVEQIYQDRDQFAKLVREVAAPDVGRMGIEILSFTIKDVYDKVDYLSSLGKTQIAAVQRDADIGVAEAERDAGIREAECKKEMLDVKFMADTKIADSKRAFELQKAAFTEEVNIKTAEAQLAYELQSAREQQKIRQEEIEIEVVERKKQIEVEEKEVARMEKELMATVKQPAEAEAYRIQQIAEGEKVKQILLAQAEAEKIRKIGEAEAFVIEAVGMAEAEGLKLKAEALQKYGEAAQLALVLDALPEIAAKVSAPLSKVEEIVILNGEKGSTMSDVNRLLAEVPASVRAITGVDLTKLPLFQKATRASVPEAKE, encoded by the exons ATGAGGCTCTTGCAGCCCTTCCTGCAAGAGACCTACAGTCCACAGTGCAAAAGGAACTGGTTTCTCAGATATTATGAAATGTATATGAAACTGCCTGGAAGACCATTGCCTGGAAACCTGACAGTAGCTCACTGTTCAGCTGAAAGAA gtggctgctgtggctctgaTGAGAAGCAATATGTATATGGAGGCTGGGCCTGGGCTTGGTGGTGCATTACTGACACCCAAAG GATTTCCCTAGAGATAATGACGTTACAGCCCAGGTGTGAGGACGTAGAGACGGCGGAGGGGGTAGCTATAACTGTCACAGGTGTGGCACAG GTGAAGATAATGACTGAGAaggagctcctggctgtggcCTGTGAGCAGTTCTTGGGGAAGAACGTGCAGGATGTGAAGAACGTGGTCCTGCAGACGCTGGAGGGACACCTGCGCTCCATCCTGG GTACCCTGACAGTGGAGCAGATCTACCAGGACAGGGACCAGTTTGCCAAGCTGGTGCGGGAGGTGGCAGCTCCCGACGTGGGTCGCATGGGGATCGAGATCCTGAGTTTCACCATCAAG gatGTCTATGATAAAGTGGATTACCTGAGCTCCCTGGGGAAGACTCAGATTGCAGCTGTGCAAAGGGATGCAGACATTGGAGTGGCAGAAGCCGAGCGGGATGCTGGCATTCGG gaagcagagtGCAAGAAAGAAATGCTGGATGTCAAGTTCATGGCAGATACCAAAATAGCAGATTCCAAACGGGCTTTTGAGTTGCAGAAAGCTGCCTTTACTGAGGAGGTCAACATTAAG ACTGCAGAGGCCCAGCTGGCCTACGAGCTGCAGAGCGCCCGGGAGCAGCAGAAGATCCGTCAGGAGGAGATTGAAATCGAGGTGGTGGAGCGCAAGAAGCAGATCGaggtggaggagaaggaggtggCCCggatggagaaggagctgaTGGCCACCGTGAAGCAGCCGGCCGAGGCCGAGGCCTATCGCATCCAGCAGATCGCCGAGGGCGAGAA GGTGAAGCAAATCCTCCTTGCTcaggcagaggcagaaaagaTCCGCAAGATTGGAGAGGCCGAGGCTTTTGTGATAGAGGCCGTTGGGATGGCAGAGGCTGAGGGGTTGAAGCTGAAAGCAGAAGCACTCCAGAAGTATGGAGAAGCTGCCCAGCTGGCTCTAGTGCTGGATGCACTCCCTGAG ATTGCTGCCAAAGTGTCTGCTCCCCTCTCCAAAGTGGAGGAGATCGTTATTCTCAACGGAGAGAAAGGCAGCACCATGTCTGATGTGAACCGTCTCCTGGCTGAGGTCCCCGCCTCTGTGCGTGCCATCACTGGTGTGGATCTCACAAAG cttcctctGTTCCAGAAAGCCACCAGAGCCTCTGTTCCTGAGGCCAAGGAATGA
- the ERAL1 gene encoding GTPase Era, mitochondrial, which produces MAAPMAAAAARAALWAAGAAAAGPLRLRAARLPGSRTLVIPSRWSGSSSALGSLLGIPAEAPPAAPGQHPPPVATDREEQRRLLQNRPDQPRSPRVLRVAVIGAPNAGKSTLSNQLLGRKVFPVSKKVHTTRCKARGVITHQDTQLIILDTPGLTNPLKAKRHNLDEAMLTDPWDSMKHADLVLVLVDVSDHWTRNSLSKEVLKCLSQFPHIPSILVLNKVDLLKKKFLLLEIATDLTEGIVNGKKVEVKSALKQDSSSSAKSPLHESKVPGSHFGQERNQAQEGSGLDRSSDVGVAGTGEAQGPKHHGSEDLKDKKGWPHFQEIFMLAALRGEEVDTLKRYLLMQAKPGPWEFHSDVLTNQSPQEICDNIIREKILEYLPLEVPYGVTQVTEIWEEGECGELLIVQSLLVPRESHKRMLIGRGGKVISRIAQEAGQDLMNAFLCDVRLKLKVEVKS; this is translated from the exons ATGGCGGCTCCCATGGCCGCAGCCGCCGCCCGGGCCGCGCTCTGGGCCGCCGGTGccgccgcggcggggccgctccgGCTGCGAGCAG CTCGCCTACCGGGGAGCAGGACGCTGGTGATTCCCAGCCGCTGGAGCGGGAGCAGCTcggctctgggcagcctcctgGGCATCCCCGCCGAGGCCCCGCCTGCCGCTCCGGGCCAGCACCCGCCGCCCGTGGCCACCGACAGAG aggagcagaggcgCCTGTTGCAGAATCGGCCCGACCAGCCCCGGAGCCCCAGGGTGCTGAGAGTCGCCGTCATCGGCGCTCCCAACGCCGGCAAATCCACGCTCTCCAACCAGCTCCTGGGCAGGAAG GTTTTCCCAGTCTCCAAGAAGGTCCACACCACCCGCTGCAAGGCCCGGGGTGTCATCACGCACCAGGACACGCAGCTG aTCATTCTGGACACACCTGGCCTCACTAATCCCTTAAAAGCCAAAAG GCATAATTTAGATGAAGCCATGCTGACAGACCCGTGGGACAGCATGAAACATGCAGATTTAG TCCTGGTTCTGGTGGACGTGTCGGATCACTGGACACGGAACTCTCTGAGCAAGGAGGTGCTCAAGTGCCTGTCTCAGTTCCCCCATATCCCCAGTATCCTGGTCCTCAATAAG GTGGATTTACTAAAGAAGAAGTTTCTCCTGCTGGAAATAGCAACTGACCTGACAGAGGGAATTGTAAATGGAAAGAAAGTGGAAGTGAAATCTGCACTTAAACAGGATTCCAGTTCTTCAGCAAAGTCTCCTCTTCATGAAAGCAAGGTCCCAGGGTCTCACTTTGGGCAGGAAAGGAATCAGGCCCAGGAAGGCTCTGGTTTGGACAGGAGCAGTGATGTTGGGGTTGCTGGCACAGGGGAAGCCCAAGGGCCAAAGCACCATGGATCTGAGGAtctaaaagataaaaaaggctGGCCACACTTCCAGGAGATCTTCATGCTGGCAGCTCTCCGTGGGGAGGAAGTGGATACACTCAAG AGGTACCTCCTGATGCAAGCCAAGCCAGGCCCTTGGGAATTCCACAGCGACGTCCTGACCAACCAGTCACCTCAAGAGATCTGTGATAATATCATCAGGGAGAAGATCCTGGAGTACTTGCCCCTGGAGGTGCCTTATGGAGTGACTCAG GTGACAGAGATATGGGAGGAAGGAGAGTGTGGGGAGCTCCTCATCGTGCAGAGCCTCCTGGTGCCGAGGGAATCCCATAAA AGGATGTTGAttggaagaggaggaaaggtCATCAGCAGGATTGCTCAGGAGGCTGGCCAGGACCTGATGAACGCTTTCCTGTGTGACGTCCGACTGAAGCTCAAGGTGGAGGTGAAGAGTTGA
- the FLOT2 gene encoding flotillin-2 isoform X1 — protein MGNCHTVGPNEALVVSGGCCGSDEKQYVYGGWAWAWWCITDTQRISLEIMTLQPRCEDVETAEGVAITVTGVAQVKIMTEKELLAVACEQFLGKNVQDVKNVVLQTLEGHLRSILGTLTVEQIYQDRDQFAKLVREVAAPDVGRMGIEILSFTIKDVYDKVDYLSSLGKTQIAAVQRDADIGVAEAERDAGIREAECKKEMLDVKFMADTKIADSKRAFELQKAAFTEEVNIKTAEAQLAYELQSAREQQKIRQEEIEIEVVERKKQIEVEEKEVARMEKELMATVKQPAEAEAYRIQQIAEGEKVKQILLAQAEAEKIRKIGEAEAFVIEAVGMAEAEGLKLKAEALQKYGEAAQLALVLDALPEIAAKVSAPLSKVEEIVILNGEKGSTMSDVNRLLAEVPASVRAITGVDLTKLPLFQKATRASVPEAKE, from the exons gtggctgctgtggctctgaTGAGAAGCAATATGTATATGGAGGCTGGGCCTGGGCTTGGTGGTGCATTACTGACACCCAAAG GATTTCCCTAGAGATAATGACGTTACAGCCCAGGTGTGAGGACGTAGAGACGGCGGAGGGGGTAGCTATAACTGTCACAGGTGTGGCACAG GTGAAGATAATGACTGAGAaggagctcctggctgtggcCTGTGAGCAGTTCTTGGGGAAGAACGTGCAGGATGTGAAGAACGTGGTCCTGCAGACGCTGGAGGGACACCTGCGCTCCATCCTGG GTACCCTGACAGTGGAGCAGATCTACCAGGACAGGGACCAGTTTGCCAAGCTGGTGCGGGAGGTGGCAGCTCCCGACGTGGGTCGCATGGGGATCGAGATCCTGAGTTTCACCATCAAG gatGTCTATGATAAAGTGGATTACCTGAGCTCCCTGGGGAAGACTCAGATTGCAGCTGTGCAAAGGGATGCAGACATTGGAGTGGCAGAAGCCGAGCGGGATGCTGGCATTCGG gaagcagagtGCAAGAAAGAAATGCTGGATGTCAAGTTCATGGCAGATACCAAAATAGCAGATTCCAAACGGGCTTTTGAGTTGCAGAAAGCTGCCTTTACTGAGGAGGTCAACATTAAG ACTGCAGAGGCCCAGCTGGCCTACGAGCTGCAGAGCGCCCGGGAGCAGCAGAAGATCCGTCAGGAGGAGATTGAAATCGAGGTGGTGGAGCGCAAGAAGCAGATCGaggtggaggagaaggaggtggCCCggatggagaaggagctgaTGGCCACCGTGAAGCAGCCGGCCGAGGCCGAGGCCTATCGCATCCAGCAGATCGCCGAGGGCGAGAA GGTGAAGCAAATCCTCCTTGCTcaggcagaggcagaaaagaTCCGCAAGATTGGAGAGGCCGAGGCTTTTGTGATAGAGGCCGTTGGGATGGCAGAGGCTGAGGGGTTGAAGCTGAAAGCAGAAGCACTCCAGAAGTATGGAGAAGCTGCCCAGCTGGCTCTAGTGCTGGATGCACTCCCTGAG ATTGCTGCCAAAGTGTCTGCTCCCCTCTCCAAAGTGGAGGAGATCGTTATTCTCAACGGAGAGAAAGGCAGCACCATGTCTGATGTGAACCGTCTCCTGGCTGAGGTCCCCGCCTCTGTGCGTGCCATCACTGGTGTGGATCTCACAAAG cttcctctGTTCCAGAAAGCCACCAGAGCCTCTGTTCCTGAGGCCAAGGAATGA